The following proteins come from a genomic window of Streptococcus pneumoniae:
- a CDS encoding GlsB/YeaQ/YmgE family stress response membrane protein, with translation MGIIANVFAGLVGAYAGQSLLGSWGPSIAGMALLPSIVGAAIVITVVSFFTGRK, from the coding sequence ATGGGAATCATCGCAAATGTATTCGCTGGTTTAGTCGGGGCATATGCAGGACAATCTCTTTTAGGTAGTTGGGGTCCATCAATCGCTGGAATGGCTTTGCTCCCATCTATTGTAGGTGCAGCGATTGTGATTACTGTAGTGTCATTCTTTACAGGTAGAAAGTAA
- a CDS encoding carbohydrate ABC transporter permease, whose amino-acid sequence MKNSIMDTKFDRRILLLNKIIIVFIVLMTLLPLLYIVVASFMDPKVLVSRGISFNPADWTVEGYQRVFSDQSILRGFINSLLYSFGFAALTVLLSVFTAYPLSKKDLVGRRWINYFLIVTMFFGGGLVPTYLLVKELGMLNTPWAIIVPGAVNVWNIILARAYFQGLPEELVEAAVIDGANDLQIFFKIMLPLAKPIMFVLFLYAFVGQWNSYFDAMIYIKDPNLEPLQLVLRKILIQSQPGQDMIGAQAAMNEMKRLAELIKYATIVISSLPLIVMYPFFQKYFDKGIMAGSLKG is encoded by the coding sequence ATGAAAAATTCGATTATGGATACAAAATTTGATAGACGTATCTTACTCTTAAATAAAATCATTATTGTCTTTATCGTTTTGATGACTTTGCTTCCTTTACTTTATATCGTCGTAGCATCCTTTATGGATCCTAAGGTTCTGGTTAGTAGAGGGATTAGCTTTAATCCAGCCGATTGGACTGTAGAAGGTTACCAGCGTGTATTCAGTGACCAATCTATTCTAAGAGGTTTTATCAATTCTCTACTATACTCTTTTGGATTTGCAGCTTTAACAGTATTGCTATCTGTGTTTACAGCTTATCCTCTTTCTAAGAAAGACTTGGTTGGACGTCGTTGGATTAACTACTTCTTGATTGTGACTATGTTCTTTGGTGGTGGTTTAGTCCCAACTTACTTGCTCGTAAAAGAATTGGGAATGCTAAATACTCCATGGGCTATCATTGTTCCAGGTGCTGTCAACGTTTGGAATATTATTCTTGCTAGGGCCTATTTCCAAGGATTGCCTGAAGAATTAGTTGAAGCTGCTGTCATTGATGGTGCAAATGATTTACAGATTTTCTTCAAAATCATGCTTCCTCTTGCAAAACCAATTATGTTTGTTCTCTTCCTTTATGCTTTTGTAGGACAGTGGAACTCATACTTTGATGCAATGATTTATATCAAGGATCCAAACTTGGAACCATTGCAACTTGTACTTCGTAAAATTCTCATTCAGAGCCAACCAGGTCAAGACATGATTGGAGCACAAGCGGCTATGAATGAAATGAAACGTTTAGCTGAATTGATTAAATACGCAACTATTGTCATTTCCAGCTTGCCATTGATTGTTATGTATCCATTCTTCCAAAAATACTTTGATAAAGGAATTATGGCTGGTTCACTTAAAGGATAA
- the amaP gene encoding alkaline shock response membrane anchor protein AmaP, which translates to MSKAKKICFIIFCILILTIFLPVLIDYHQVSDLGIHLLSWRQNSVVEFYLARYVFWGTVVLSTLVLLSILVVMFYPKRYLEIQLETKNDTLKLKNSAIEGFVRSLVSDHRLIKNPTVHVNLRKNKCFVHVEGKILPSDNIADRCQIIQNEITNGLKQFFGIERQVKLEVAVKNYQPKPQNKKTVSRVK; encoded by the coding sequence ATGTCAAAAGCAAAGAAAATATGTTTCATTATTTTCTGTATTTTAATCTTGACAATTTTCCTTCCTGTTTTGATAGATTATCATCAAGTTAGTGATCTAGGTATTCATCTACTTAGCTGGAGACAGAACTCCGTAGTTGAATTCTATCTTGCTAGATATGTCTTTTGGGGGACAGTGGTTCTATCAACTTTAGTTTTATTATCCATTTTAGTTGTGATGTTTTATCCTAAACGTTACTTGGAAATCCAACTTGAAACTAAAAACGATACATTAAAATTAAAGAATTCGGCAATCGAAGGTTTTGTTAGAAGTTTGGTGAGTGATCATAGATTGATCAAGAACCCAACTGTTCATGTAAATTTACGAAAAAATAAATGTTTCGTTCATGTAGAAGGTAAAATTCTTCCTTCAGACAACATCGCTGACAGATGCCAAATAATTCAAAATGAAATAACTAATGGATTGAAGCAGTTTTTTGGTATTGAGCGTCAAGTAAAACTTGAAGTTGCAGTAAAAAATTACCAACCAAAACCTCAAAACAAAAAGACTGTTAGTCGTGTGAAGTAA
- a CDS encoding replication-associated recombination protein A: MPDNLALRMRPKTIDQVIGQEHLVGPGKIIRRMVEANRLSSMILYGPPGIGKTSIASAIAGTTKYAFRTFNATVDSKKRLQEISEEAKFSGGLVLLLDEIHRLDKTKQDFLLPLLESGLVIMIGATTENPFFSVTPAIRSRVQIFELEPLSNQDVKEALQITLSNPERGFDFPIELDEDALDFIATSTNGDLRSAFNSLDLAVLSTPENDEGIRHITLDIMENSLQRSYITMDKDGDGHYDVLSALQKSIRGSDVDASLHYAARLIEAGDLPSLARRLTVIAYEDIGLANPEAQIHTVTALDAAQKIGFPEARILIANVVIDLALSPKSNSAYVAMDKALADLKTSGHLPIPRHLRDGHYSGSKELGNAQDYLYPHNYPGNWIKQDYLPEKIRNHHYFQAEDTGKYERALAQRKEAIDRLRKI; encoded by the coding sequence ATGCCAGACAATCTCGCGCTTCGCATGCGCCCTAAAACCATCGACCAGGTCATCGGTCAGGAGCATCTGGTCGGACCTGGAAAAATCATCCGCCGCATGGTGGAAGCCAACCGCCTGTCCTCCATGATTCTATATGGCCCTCCGGGAATCGGCAAAACCAGTATTGCCTCTGCCATCGCTGGAACGACCAAGTATGCCTTTCGAACTTTCAATGCGACAGTTGATAGTAAAAAGCGACTGCAAGAAATCTCGGAAGAAGCTAAATTTTCTGGTGGTCTCGTCCTATTGCTAGACGAAATTCATCGACTAGATAAGACCAAGCAAGACTTCCTCTTGCCTCTCTTGGAAAGTGGACTGGTCATCATGATTGGAGCAACGACTGAAAATCCTTTCTTCTCTGTCACTCCTGCCATTCGTAGCCGAGTTCAAATTTTCGAGTTGGAACCTCTGTCTAACCAAGACGTCAAAGAGGCCCTGCAGATAACTCTAAGTAACCCTGAACGTGGTTTTGATTTTCCAATAGAACTAGATGAGGATGCGCTGGATTTCATCGCAACCTCTACAAACGGAGACCTTCGCTCTGCCTTTAACTCACTGGACTTGGCTGTTCTCTCTACCCCTGAGAATGACGAGGGCATTCGCCACATCACCTTAGACATCATGGAAAATAGTCTTCAGAGAAGCTACATCACTATGGACAAGGATGGAGACGGTCACTATGATGTTCTATCTGCCCTGCAAAAGTCTATCCGTGGCTCAGATGTGGATGCCAGTCTCCACTATGCTGCCCGCTTGATTGAGGCTGGGGATCTGCCTAGTCTCGCTCGTCGCTTGACTGTTATCGCCTATGAAGATATCGGCTTAGCCAATCCTGAGGCCCAGATTCATACCGTGACTGCTCTGGATGCTGCCCAGAAGATTGGGTTTCCAGAAGCCCGCATTCTCATTGCCAATGTCGTGATTGATTTGGCCCTTTCTCCAAAATCCAACTCAGCCTATGTAGCTATGGATAAGGCACTTGCTGACCTCAAAACATCAGGGCACTTGCCTATTCCGCGACACCTGCGTGATGGGCACTACAGTGGAAGCAAGGAACTGGGGAATGCCCAAGACTATCTCTATCCACACAACTATCCTGGAAATTGGATCAAGCAAGACTATCTGCCAGAAAAAATTCGTAATCATCACTATTTCCAAGCAGAAGATACTGGTAAATATGAACGGGCTTTGGCTCAAAGAAAGGAAGCTATCGATCGTTTGCGAAAAATCTGA
- a CDS encoding type II toxin-antitoxin system HicA family toxin has product MPMTQKEMVKLLTAHGWIKTRGGKGSHIKIEKQGERPITILHGELNKYTERGIGKQAGL; this is encoded by the coding sequence ATACCTATGACACAAAAAGAGATGGTTAAACTCCTTACGGCCCATGGTTGGATAAAGACTAGAGGCGGTAAAGGCTCCCATATTAAAATCGAGAAGCAAGGGGAAAGACCTATCACAATCCTTCATGGTGAGCTGAATAAGTACACTGAAAGAGGGATAGGAAAGCAAGCTGGGTTGTAA
- a CDS encoding ABC transporter permease, translating to MNSKAKQVSLWERIKKQKLLLLMTVPGLVLTFIFKYISMYGVLIAFKDYNPLKGILGSDWIGFSEFTKFISSPNFGILLANTLKLSIYGLLLGFLPPIILAIMLNQLLSEKVKKRIQLILYAPNFISVVVIVGMIFLFFSVGGPINNFLSMFGMKADFLTNPDFFRPLYIFSGIWQGMGWASTLYTATLVNVDPALVEAARLDGANIFQRIWHIDIPALKPIMVIQFVLAAGGIMNVGYEKAFLMQTSLNLPTSEIISTYVYKVGLVSGDYSYSTAVGLFNAVINVVLLVAVNQIVKRMNNGEGI from the coding sequence ATGAATAGCAAAGCGAAGCAAGTTTCTCTTTGGGAAAGAATCAAGAAACAAAAACTCTTGTTATTGATGACTGTCCCCGGTTTAGTTTTAACCTTTATCTTTAAATACATTTCTATGTATGGGGTTTTAATCGCATTTAAAGATTACAATCCTTTAAAAGGAATTTTAGGGAGTGATTGGATTGGTTTTTCTGAGTTTACAAAATTCATATCCTCTCCCAACTTTGGTATCTTGTTAGCCAACACATTAAAATTAAGTATCTATGGTTTATTGCTTGGCTTTTTACCACCAATCATTCTTGCTATTATGCTCAATCAACTCTTGAGTGAAAAAGTCAAAAAACGAATTCAGCTCATTTTATACGCACCAAACTTTATCTCAGTCGTTGTTATTGTCGGTATGATTTTCCTCTTCTTTTCAGTGGGAGGACCAATCAACAATTTTCTTTCTATGTTTGGAATGAAGGCTGACTTCTTGACAAATCCAGACTTCTTTAGACCCTTATACATCTTTAGTGGTATCTGGCAAGGAATGGGCTGGGCTTCAACGCTCTACACGGCAACATTGGTAAATGTAGATCCAGCCTTAGTAGAAGCAGCTCGACTGGATGGAGCCAATATCTTCCAACGAATCTGGCACATTGATATTCCAGCTCTTAAGCCTATTATGGTTATCCAATTTGTTTTAGCTGCAGGTGGAATTATGAATGTCGGATATGAAAAAGCATTCTTGATGCAGACATCGTTAAATTTGCCAACTTCTGAAATTATCTCGACATATGTCTATAAAGTTGGTCTTGTATCAGGAGACTATTCTTACTCAACAGCGGTTGGTTTGTTTAATGCAGTGATTAACGTAGTATTGCTTGTTGCAGTTAACCAAATCGTTAAACGCATGAATAATGGTGAAGGAATTTAA
- a CDS encoding ABC transporter substrate-binding protein: MKFKTFSKSAVLLTASLAVLAACGSKNTASSPDYKLEGVTFPLQEKKTLKFMTASSPLSPKDPNEKLILQRLEKETGVHIDWTNYQSDFAEKRNLDISSGDLPDAIHNDGASDVDLMNWAKKGVIIPVEDLIDKYMPNLKKILDEKPEYKALMTAPDGHIYSFPWIEELGDGKESIHSVNDMAWINKDWLKKLGLEMPKTTDDLIKVLEAFKNGDPNGNGEADEIPFTFISGNGNEDFKFLFAAFGIGDNDDHLVVGNDGKVDFTADNDNYKEGVKFIRQLQEKGLIDKEAFEHDWNSYIAKGHDQKFGVYFTWDKNNVTGSNESYDVLPVLAGPSGQKHVARTNGMGFARDKMVITSVNKNLELTAKWIDAQYAPLQSVQNNWGTYGDDKQQNIFELDQASNSLKHLPLNGTAPAELRQKTEVGGPLAILDSYYGKVTTMPDDAKWRLDLIKEYYVPYMSNDNNYPRVFMTQEDLDKIAHIEADMNDYIYRKRAEWIVNGNIDTEWDDYKKELEKYGLSDYLAIKQKYYDQYQANKN; this comes from the coding sequence ATGAAATTCAAAACATTCTCAAAATCAGCAGTTTTGTTGACAGCTAGTTTAGCAGTACTTGCAGCCTGTGGCTCAAAAAATACAGCTTCAAGTCCAGATTATAAGTTGGAAGGTGTAACATTCCCGCTTCAAGAAAAGAAAACATTGAAGTTTATGACAGCCAGTTCACCGTTATCTCCTAAAGACCCAAATGAAAAGTTAATTTTGCAACGTTTGGAGAAGGAAACTGGCGTTCATATTGACTGGACCAACTACCAATCCGACTTTGCAGAAAAACGTAACTTGGATATTTCTAGTGGTGATTTACCAGATGCTATCCACAACGACGGAGCTTCAGATGTGGACTTGATGAACTGGGCTAAAAAAGGTGTTATTATTCCAGTTGAAGATTTGATTGATAAATACATGCCAAATCTTAAGAAAATTTTGGATGAGAAACCAGAGTACAAGGCCTTGATGACAGCACCTGATGGGCACATTTACTCATTCCCATGGATTGAAGAGCTTGGAGATGGTAAAGAGTCTATTCACAGCGTCAACGATATGGCTTGGATTAACAAAGATTGGCTTAAGAAACTTGGTCTTGAAATGCCAAAAACTACTGATGATTTGATTAAAGTCCTAGAAGCTTTCAAAAACGGGGATCCAAATGGAAATGGAGAGGCTGATGAAATTCCATTTACATTTATTAGTGGTAACGGAAACGAAGATTTTAAATTCCTATTTGCTGCATTTGGTATAGGGGATAACGATGATCATTTAGTAGTAGGAAATGATGGCAAAGTTGACTTCACAGCAGATAACGATAACTATAAAGAAGGTGTCAAATTTATCCGTCAATTGCAAGAAAAAGGCTTGATTGATAAAGAAGCTTTCGAACATGATTGGAATAGTTACATTGCTAAAGGTCATGATCAGAAATTTGGTGTTTACTTTACATGGGATAAGAATAATGTTACTGGAAGTAACGAAAGTTATGATGTTTTACCAGTACTTGCTGGACCAAGTGGTCAAAAACACGTAGCTCGTACAAACGGTATGGGATTTGCACGTGACAAGATGGTTATTACCAGTGTAAACAAAAACCTAGAATTGACAGCTAAATGGATTGATGCACAATACGCTCCACTCCAATCTGTGCAAAATAACTGGGGAACTTACGGAGATGACAAACAACAAAACATCTTTGAATTGGATCAAGCGTCAAATAGTCTAAAACACTTACCACTAAACGGAACTGCACCAGCAGAACTTCGTCAAAAGACTGAAGTAGGAGGACCACTAGCTATCCTAGATTCATACTATGGTAAAGTAACAACCATGCCTGATGATGCCAAATGGCGTTTGGATCTTATCAAAGAATATTATGTTCCTTACATGAGCAATGACAATAACTATCCAAGAGTCTTTATGACACAGGAAGATTTGGACAAAATTGCCCATATCGAAGCAGATATGAATGACTATATCTACCGTAAACGTGCTGAATGGATTGTAAATGGCAATATTGATACTGAGTGGGATGATTACAAGAAAGAACTTGAAAAATACGGACTTTCTGATTACCTCGCTATTAAACAAAAATACTATGACCAATACCAAGCAAACAAAAACTAG
- a CDS encoding Asp23/Gls24 family envelope stress response protein, with the protein MSNEKNTNTNVEKKDATVVAHEIKGELTYEDKVIQKIIGLSLENVSGLLGIDGGFFSNLKEKIVNSDDVTSGVNVEVGKTQVAVDLNVIVEYQKNVPALYSEIREIVSSEVAKMTDLEIVEINVNVVDIKTKEQHEADSVSLQDRVSDVAESTGEFTSEQFEKAKSGLGSGFSTVQEKVSEGVEAVKGAANGVVSHENTRVN; encoded by the coding sequence ATGTCAAACGAAAAAAACACAAACACTAACGTAGAAAAGAAAGATGCTACTGTTGTAGCTCACGAAATCAAAGGGGAACTTACTTACGAAGATAAAGTTATCCAAAAAATCATTGGTCTTTCACTAGAAAACGTTTCAGGTCTTTTGGGAATCGATGGTGGTTTCTTCTCAAATCTTAAAGAAAAAATCGTTAACAGCGATGACGTAACAAGTGGTGTTAACGTAGAAGTTGGTAAAACACAAGTTGCAGTTGACTTAAACGTTATTGTTGAGTACCAAAAAAATGTTCCAGCTTTATATTCAGAAATCAGAGAAATCGTATCTTCAGAAGTTGCTAAAATGACTGACTTGGAAATTGTTGAAATCAACGTAAACGTTGTCGACATCAAAACTAAAGAACAGCATGAAGCAGACTCAGTAAGCCTTCAAGATCGCGTATCTGACGTTGCTGAATCAACAGGAGAATTCACTTCAGAACAATTCGAAAAAGCTAAATCTGGTCTTGGATCTGGTTTCTCAACTGTTCAAGAAAAAGTTAGCGAAGGTGTAGAAGCTGTTAAAGGTGCAGCAAATGGTGTAGTATCTCACGAAAACACTCGTGTAAACTAA
- a CDS encoding LacI family DNA-binding transcriptional regulator, whose translation MVEQRKSITMKDVALEAGVSVGTVSRVINKEKGIKEVTLKKVEQAIKTLNYIPDYYARGMKKNRTETIAIIVPSIWHPFFSEFAMHVENEVYKRNNKLLLCSINGTNREQDYLEMLRHNKVDGVVAITYSPIEHYLTSGIPFVSIDRTYSDIAIPCVSSDNDAGGREAAKQLISKGCQHLAFVGGHNTTINETKRRRISFEKYVQEHKIPLSIFDLDETVTDYYGKLESFLEENSSIDGIFTINDFTALDVIEIIEKNGKRIPHDVQIIGYDGIKMAGDRDYLLSTIEQPLEEMAKEAVRILFDIIDGKTVNLQTILPVKFVEGKTTKNENKS comes from the coding sequence ATGGTAGAACAAAGAAAATCAATTACCATGAAAGATGTTGCTTTAGAAGCAGGAGTTAGTGTTGGAACTGTTTCACGTGTAATTAATAAAGAAAAAGGCATTAAAGAAGTAACTTTGAAAAAAGTGGAACAAGCGATTAAAACTTTGAATTACATTCCAGATTACTACGCTAGAGGAATGAAAAAAAATCGAACAGAAACGATTGCAATCATTGTACCAAGTATCTGGCATCCCTTCTTTTCAGAATTTGCTATGCATGTGGAAAATGAAGTCTATAAGAGAAATAACAAATTACTCTTATGTTCTATCAATGGTACAAATAGAGAGCAAGACTATCTGGAGATGTTGCGTCATAATAAAGTTGATGGAGTGGTTGCCATTACCTATAGTCCAATTGAACATTACTTGACGTCAGGAATTCCCTTTGTTAGTATTGACCGCACATACTCAGATATTGCCATTCCTTGTGTTTCATCAGATAATGATGCAGGTGGAAGAGAAGCAGCTAAACAATTAATTAGTAAAGGATGTCAGCATTTAGCCTTTGTGGGCGGACATAATACAACCATTAATGAAACCAAACGTCGTAGAATTTCATTTGAAAAGTATGTCCAAGAGCATAAAATACCTCTTAGTATTTTTGATTTGGATGAGACAGTTACTGACTATTATGGAAAGCTAGAGAGTTTCTTGGAAGAAAATTCTTCTATAGATGGAATTTTTACAATCAACGATTTTACAGCTTTGGATGTGATTGAAATAATAGAAAAAAATGGCAAACGTATTCCTCATGATGTCCAAATTATTGGATACGATGGAATTAAAATGGCTGGAGATAGAGATTATCTACTTTCAACTATTGAACAACCATTGGAAGAAATGGCAAAAGAAGCGGTTCGTATTTTGTTTGATATAATTGATGGAAAGACTGTTAATTTGCAGACAATCCTACCAGTAAAATTTGTTGAAGGAAAAACAACAAAAAATGAAAATAAGTCTTGA
- a CDS encoding DUF2273 domain-containing protein, producing the protein MEWLKQYRYPIIAGLIGVFLACLIVSFGFFKTIFVLILGALGVAAGLYIEKNYIDK; encoded by the coding sequence ATGGAATGGCTTAAACAATATCGATATCCAATTATCGCTGGTCTCATAGGCGTATTTCTGGCTTGTTTGATTGTCTCCTTTGGCTTCTTCAAAACAATATTTGTATTGATTTTAGGAGCACTGGGAGTTGCAGCTGGATTATATATCGAAAAAAACTATATAGATAAATAA
- a CDS encoding glycoside hydrolase family 32 protein, which yields MGDKKYTVEKANRFIAENKHLVNTQYKPEEHFSAEIGWINDPNGFVYFRGEYHLFYQFYPYDSVWGPMHWGHAKSKDLVTWEHLPVALAPDQDYDRNGCFSGSAIVKDDRLWLMYTGHIEEKTGVRQVQNMAFSDDGIHFEKISQNPVVTGTDLPDELIAADFRDPKLFEKDGRYYSVVAAKHKDNVGCIVLLGSDNLVEWQFESIFLKGVEHQGFMWECPDYFELDGKDCLIMSSMRYQREGDSYHNINSSLLFTGKVDWGEKRFIPESVQEIDHGQDFYAPQTLLDDQNRRILIAWMQTWGRTLPTHDQEHKWACAMTLPRILRLEDGKLRQFPVKKGQYQIQIDKDCHYHLGNDTDYLEFGYDSNAQQVYIDRSHLIQKILGEEEQDTSRRYVDIEAKELEVVLDKNSIEIFVNQGEASLTATYYLTVPAELSRID from the coding sequence ATGGGAGATAAGAAATACACAGTAGAAAAAGCCAATCGTTTTATAGCAGAAAATAAACATCTCGTTAATACTCAATATAAGCCTGAAGAACATTTTTCAGCTGAGATTGGTTGGATCAATGATCCAAATGGATTTGTCTATTTTCGTGGAGAATACCATCTCTTTTATCAATTCTATCCATATGATAGTGTTTGGGGGCCTATGCACTGGGGACATGCTAAAAGTAAGGACTTGGTGACTTGGGAGCACTTGCCAGTGGCACTTGCTCCTGATCAAGATTATGACCGAAATGGTTGTTTCTCAGGCTCTGCCATTGTCAAGGATGATCGCCTCTGGCTCATGTACACTGGGCATATCGAAGAAAAAACCGGTGTCCGCCAAGTGCAAAATATGGCATTTTCAGATGACGGGATTCACTTTGAAAAGATTTCCCAAAATCCAGTTGTAACTGGAACAGACTTGCCAGATGAGTTGATTGCTGCTGATTTCCGTGATCCAAAACTCTTTGAAAAAGATGGACGCTATTACTCCGTAGTAGCTGCCAAACACAAGGATAATGTGGGCTGTATCGTTCTACTAGGGTCCGATAACCTAGTAGAATGGCAGTTCGAATCCATCTTTTTAAAAGGGGTAGAACACCAAGGCTTTATGTGGGAATGCCCAGATTACTTCGAGTTAGATGGGAAAGATTGCCTTATTATGTCATCCATGCGTTATCAGCGTGAGGGAGACTCATATCATAACATCAACTCATCGCTTTTGTTCACGGGTAAGGTAGATTGGGGAGAAAAACGTTTTATCCCAGAATCAGTTCAAGAAATTGATCATGGCCAAGACTTCTATGCGCCTCAAACATTGTTGGACGATCAAAATCGTCGTATCCTGATTGCTTGGATGCAGACATGGGGGCGTACCCTTCCAACCCATGACCAAGAACACAAATGGGCATGTGCCATGACTTTACCTAGAATTCTAAGATTGGAAGATGGCAAACTAAGACAATTCCCTGTTAAAAAAGGCCAATATCAAATCCAAATAGATAAAGATTGTCATTACCACTTAGGAAATGATACAGATTATCTTGAATTTGGTTATGACAGTAATGCGCAGCAAGTTTACATTGATCGTAGCCATCTTATTCAAAAAATTCTAGGTGAAGAAGAACAGGACACTAGTCGACGGTATGTAGATATTGAAGCTAAAGAATTGGAAGTTGTTCTAGATAAAAATTCCATCGAGATTTTTGTCAATCAAGGTGAAGCAAGCTTGACTGCAACTTATTACTTAACGGTGCCAGCTGAGCTATCACGAATTGATTAA
- the mgaSpn gene encoding virulence factor transcriptional regulator MgaSpn, which produces MRDLLSKKSHRQLELLFEHKRWFHRSELAELLNCTERAVKDDLSHVKSAFPDLIFHSSTNGIRIINTDDSDIEMVYHHFFKHSTHFSILEFIFFNEGCQAESICKEFYISSSSLYRIISQINKVIKRQFQFEVSLTPVQIIGNERDIRYFFAQYFSEKYYFLEWPFENFSSEPLSQLLELVYKETSFPMNLSTHRMLKLLLVTNLYRIKFGHFMEVDKDSFNDQSLDFLMQAEGIEGVAQSFESEYNISLDEEVVCQLFVSYFQKMFFIDESLFMKCVKKDSYVEKSYHLLSDFIDQISVKYQIEIENKDNLIWHLHNTAHLYRQELFTEFILFDQKGNTIRNFQNIFPKFVSDVKKELSHYLETLEVCSSSMMVNHLSYTFITHTKHLVINLLQNQPKLKVLVMSNFDQYHAKFVAETLSYYCSNNFELEVWTELELSKESLEDSSYDIIISNFIIPPIENKRLIYSNNINTVSLIYLLNAMMFIRLDE; this is translated from the coding sequence ATGAGAGATTTATTATCTAAAAAAAGTCATAGGCAATTAGAATTATTATTTGAACATAAACGTTGGTTTCATCGTTCTGAACTAGCAGAGTTATTAAATTGTACAGAACGTGCAGTCAAAGATGATCTATCCCATGTTAAATCTGCTTTTCCTGACTTGATTTTTCATTCTTCTACTAATGGTATACGCATTATTAATACCGATGATAGTGATATTGAAATGGTTTACCATCATTTCTTTAAACATTCAACTCATTTTTCGATTTTAGAATTCATCTTCTTTAATGAAGGTTGTCAAGCTGAGAGTATTTGTAAAGAATTTTATATCAGTTCATCTTCGCTCTATCGTATTATTAGCCAAATCAATAAAGTGATTAAAAGGCAATTTCAATTTGAAGTCAGTCTGACCCCTGTTCAAATCATTGGAAATGAGAGAGACATTCGTTACTTTTTTGCACAATATTTTTCAGAAAAATATTATTTCCTAGAATGGCCATTTGAAAATTTTTCATCAGAGCCACTATCTCAATTGTTAGAATTGGTTTATAAGGAAACAAGCTTTCCAATGAATTTGTCAACGCATAGAATGCTAAAGTTGCTCCTAGTTACGAACCTATATAGAATAAAGTTTGGTCATTTTATGGAAGTAGATAAAGATTCTTTTAACGACCAAAGTTTGGATTTTTTAATGCAGGCAGAAGGAATAGAAGGTGTTGCTCAGAGTTTTGAATCAGAATACAATATCTCTTTAGATGAAGAAGTTGTTTGCCAATTATTTGTGTCTTACTTTCAAAAAATGTTTTTCATAGATGAAAGTCTCTTTATGAAATGCGTAAAAAAGGATAGTTATGTTGAAAAATCTTACCATCTATTGAGTGATTTTATTGATCAGATTTCAGTCAAGTATCAGATTGAAATTGAGAATAAGGATAATCTGATTTGGCATCTGCATAATACCGCACATCTGTATCGTCAAGAGTTGTTTACTGAGTTTATTTTATTTGATCAAAAAGGGAATACAATCAGGAACTTTCAAAATATTTTTCCAAAATTTGTTTCAGATGTAAAAAAAGAGCTTTCTCACTATTTAGAGACTCTTGAGGTTTGTTCTAGTTCAATGATGGTAAATCATCTATCTTATACCTTCATCACTCATACCAAACATTTGGTAATTAATTTGCTACAAAATCAGCCTAAACTAAAGGTTTTGGTTATGAGTAATTTTGATCAGTATCATGCAAAATTCGTTGCAGAGACACTTTCTTATTACTGTAGCAATAATTTTGAACTGGAAGTTTGGACTGAATTAGAATTATCAAAGGAATCTTTAGAAGATTCATCTTATGATATCATTATTTCTAATTTTATTATTCCTCCTATTGAAAATAAGAGACTCATCTATTCAAATAATATAAACACGGTCTCACTCATATATTTGTTAAATGCCATGATGTTTATTCGATTAGATGAGTAA